The Terriglobus tenax genome contains a region encoding:
- a CDS encoding RebB family R body protein: MSENANTSSSAHTTVNSQIADAVSQLNAITGESLPIVFSAAVYQSVAASLSLALQNAVLMQQHQQMLHMAFTTAAAEAILHGDESQAKQILDLAEAKLKTPGLTNTVQEIKTCMETIREELEKFRQQSTSA; this comes from the coding sequence ATGTCTGAAAACGCAAACACCTCCTCCTCCGCTCACACCACGGTCAACAGCCAGATTGCCGATGCCGTATCGCAACTGAACGCCATCACCGGAGAAAGCCTCCCCATCGTCTTCAGCGCGGCTGTCTATCAGAGCGTCGCCGCATCTCTGTCGCTGGCGCTGCAGAATGCCGTCCTCATGCAACAGCACCAGCAGATGCTCCACATGGCCTTCACCACCGCCGCGGCCGAAGCCATCCTGCACGGCGACGAATCGCAGGCCAAGCAGATTCTCGACCTGGCCGAAGCGAAGCTCAAAACCCCAGGCCTGACCAACACCGTGCAGGAGATCAAGACCTGCATGGAAACCATTCGCGAAGAGCTTGAAAAATTCAGGCAGCAATCAACATCCGCCTGA
- a CDS encoding DUF92 domain-containing protein, with amino-acid sequence MPLLPTLHRPWPAFSLRYELLKPNHLPNADRGPICSKPIVNHRCRSKTILTVPGKTIPASRDRRQSKFLTGLCGCCLLLTCFSILNFSIGRAGFSFVVPPLAISLLFAAVVFSLRAATLGGTLVGAMICFDLVSWTRDYNKTLLHSALTPLLALFLLTWAATKTRRRQKERLGLAEPKHGRNAAQVCANLAVAALIITWLGATLLGKTLKLPFPFSYFASLAACLAALAEATADTLSSELGQVFGGDPWLGFRRVAPGTDGAISLAGTLIGVAGAAAITGIGWWAFLLTPRVAAAAFFASLIGFFADSLLGATVERAGWLGNDLVNFISTLIAALAAAVGISLLR; translated from the coding sequence ATGCCGCTGCTGCCAACACTGCACCGGCCTTGGCCAGCATTTTCACTGCGCTACGAACTTCTGAAGCCAAACCATCTCCCAAACGCAGACCGAGGTCCGATATGCTCAAAGCCGATTGTAAATCACAGGTGCAGGAGCAAGACTATCCTTACGGTTCCCGGAAAGACCATTCCCGCCAGCAGAGACCGGCGGCAGTCCAAATTCCTCACAGGACTCTGCGGTTGCTGCCTGCTGCTCACCTGTTTTTCTATCCTGAACTTCAGCATTGGACGCGCAGGATTCTCCTTCGTCGTCCCCCCGCTGGCAATTTCCCTGCTTTTCGCCGCGGTTGTCTTCAGCCTGCGCGCAGCCACCCTGGGCGGCACCCTGGTCGGCGCCATGATCTGCTTTGACCTCGTCAGCTGGACCCGCGACTACAACAAAACCCTTCTGCACTCCGCCCTGACTCCTCTTCTGGCCCTGTTCCTCCTCACCTGGGCCGCCACCAAAACCCGCCGCAGGCAGAAAGAACGCCTCGGTCTCGCCGAACCCAAGCACGGCCGCAACGCCGCACAGGTCTGCGCCAACCTGGCCGTCGCCGCGCTCATCATCACCTGGCTCGGCGCAACTCTCCTTGGCAAGACACTGAAACTTCCCTTCCCCTTCAGCTACTTCGCCTCGCTTGCCGCCTGCCTCGCAGCCCTGGCCGAGGCCACGGCCGACACCCTTTCCTCCGAGCTCGGACAGGTCTTCGGCGGCGATCCATGGCTCGGCTTCCGCCGCGTCGCGCCCGGCACCGACGGCGCCATCTCCCTGGCCGGAACCCTCATTGGCGTTGCCGGAGCAGCCGCCATCACTGGCATCGGCTGGTGGGCCTTCCTGTTGACGCCCCGCGTCGCCGCCGCCGCCTTCTTCGCATCCCTGATCGGCTTCTTCGCCGACAGCCTGCTCGGCGCTACCGTCGAGCGCGCCGGATGGCTCGGCAACGACCTGGTGAACTTCATCTCAACCCTGATCGCAGCCCTGGCCGCCGCCGTCGGCATCAGCCTCCTGCGCTAG
- a CDS encoding L-threonylcarbamoyladenylate synthase, giving the protein MHPDEPEPDMVAYVAERLNQGEVVGIPTDTFYGLAVDPVNLRAVERIYEIKKRAKYKPLSLLLSEVSQSYELARDLDTAFDRLTEKFWPGPLTIIVKAGGKLPLRVTAQTGNVALRVPEAAIPRAVAAKLGLPITATSANLAGLPECTHATGVREQIGDQIPLIVDGGPTARSLPTTIVDLSGGGSSWMILREGAIPTHEIALALQRT; this is encoded by the coding sequence ATGCATCCGGATGAACCGGAGCCGGATATGGTGGCCTATGTGGCCGAACGCCTGAACCAGGGTGAAGTGGTTGGGATCCCGACCGATACCTTCTATGGACTTGCCGTAGACCCGGTCAATCTTCGCGCGGTGGAGCGCATTTACGAGATCAAGAAGCGCGCGAAGTACAAGCCGCTGAGCCTTCTGCTCTCCGAGGTCTCGCAGTCGTACGAGCTGGCCCGGGACCTGGACACGGCCTTTGACCGGCTGACGGAGAAGTTCTGGCCCGGTCCGCTGACCATTATTGTGAAGGCGGGCGGCAAGCTGCCGCTGCGGGTGACGGCACAGACGGGCAACGTGGCCCTGCGTGTGCCGGAGGCGGCGATTCCGCGGGCGGTGGCCGCCAAGCTGGGGCTGCCGATTACGGCGACTTCGGCCAATCTTGCAGGTCTGCCGGAGTGCACCCATGCCACCGGTGTCCGCGAGCAGATTGGCGATCAGATCCCTCTGATTGTGGATGGCGGACCGACGGCGCGTTCGCTGCCGACTACGATTGTCGATTTGAGCGGCGGTGGTTCGTCGTGGATGATTCTGCGGGAGGGCGCGATTCCTACGCACGAGATTGCGCTGGCCCTGCAGCGGACCTGA
- a CDS encoding RebB family R body protein: MAFPTAVNDQITDAVTQTNVTVLGEAPVQAIASMYQATAMALALAAHNATHTQQQTSILANAITTACVNRLHRLKGSAQV, encoded by the coding sequence ATGGCCTTCCCCACAGCAGTCAATGACCAGATCACCGATGCCGTAACCCAGACCAACGTTACGGTACTGGGCGAGGCTCCCGTACAGGCGATTGCCAGCATGTACCAGGCCACCGCCATGGCGCTGGCCCTGGCCGCTCATAACGCAACCCACACACAGCAGCAGACCTCCATCCTGGCCAACGCCATCACCACCGCATGCGTAAACCGGCTGCATCGGTTGAAGGGATCCGCACAGGTCTAA
- a CDS encoding YdcF family protein, translated as MPERKWHFWRWLLLLVLLGATLWCAWVYRQIVRVAEEDQAQTADAIAVFGAAEYGGRPSPVLHARLDKAVALYRLEVAPVIVTLGGGSEKDSGRTEGGVGRDYLLANGVPYDKIIPETRSVDTEQQVQVLADLARASSWQHIVVVSDGSHLFRIRELCRQAGLNVWTSPRAIYGRITPWDYRMRILHEIVSYTAVRLHVPASFVHRWWVGAEDL; from the coding sequence ATGCCTGAACGGAAATGGCACTTTTGGCGCTGGTTGCTGCTGCTGGTCCTGCTTGGGGCCACGCTGTGGTGCGCCTGGGTGTATCGCCAGATAGTGCGCGTGGCGGAAGAGGACCAGGCGCAGACGGCCGATGCGATTGCTGTTTTTGGAGCAGCGGAGTATGGCGGGCGGCCTTCACCGGTGCTGCATGCGCGGCTGGACAAGGCGGTGGCGCTCTACCGGCTGGAGGTTGCGCCGGTGATTGTGACGCTGGGCGGCGGATCCGAGAAAGACTCCGGACGCACGGAGGGTGGCGTGGGGCGTGACTACCTGCTGGCGAATGGCGTGCCTTACGACAAGATCATCCCGGAGACGCGGTCCGTCGATACGGAGCAGCAGGTGCAGGTGCTGGCGGACCTGGCGCGTGCTTCCAGCTGGCAGCACATCGTGGTGGTCAGCGACGGATCGCACCTGTTCCGCATCCGCGAGCTGTGCCGCCAGGCAGGCCTGAATGTGTGGACGTCGCCGCGGGCGATCTATGGCCGCATTACGCCGTGGGACTACCGGATGAGGATTCTGCACGAAATTGTCAGCTACACCGCCGTGCGCTTGCACGTTCCCGCGAGTTTTGTTCATCGCTGGTGGGTGGGTGCAGAAGACCTTTAG